One stretch of Chitinophaga pendula DNA includes these proteins:
- a CDS encoding bifunctional GNAT family N-acetyltransferase/carbon-nitrogen hydrolase family protein — MSETVEIRQLTAEDYLDLKESMVSAYSDMAGSYWREPTIRRLMNLFPEGQIAVTVNDKVVGCALSIIVDYEKYGDEHTYEQITGYYTFSTHDPKGDVLYGIEVFVHPDYRGKRLARRLYDARKTLCERLNLRGIVAGGRIPNYEKYADQLSPREYIEKVRDKEIYDPTLTFQFSNDFLVKKILKNYLPHDEASKGFATLLQWYNIYYEKDVDTIRYNKSTVRIGLVQWQMRDYQSLQGFLQQVEYFIDAVSDYGSDFVVFPELFNAPLMAEFNQMDQAGAIRGVARYTHEIRDEFIKHAVAYNVNIITGSMPIVIEEQLYNITYLCRRDGTHDHYIKIHPTPSEVSAWGIKGGNELRVFDTDCGKIGIQICYDVEFPEPSRVLAEQGMQILFVPFLTDTQHAYNRVRFCAQARAIENECYVAIAGCVGNLPKVNNMDLQYAQSAVLTPSDFAFPVTGVKADATPNTEMVVIADVDLVLLKELHAFGSVHTKKDMRPDLYQVNYKGVTRNGGSSGQ; from the coding sequence ATGTCAGAAACAGTAGAAATAAGACAATTGACGGCAGAGGATTACCTGGACCTGAAAGAATCCATGGTATCCGCTTATTCAGATATGGCAGGTAGTTACTGGCGGGAGCCTACTATCCGCAGGTTAATGAACCTGTTTCCGGAAGGGCAGATCGCAGTGACCGTCAATGATAAGGTGGTGGGTTGTGCATTATCCATCATAGTAGATTATGAGAAATATGGTGATGAACACACCTATGAGCAGATCACCGGTTATTATACTTTCAGCACGCATGATCCCAAGGGGGATGTATTATATGGCATTGAAGTGTTTGTACATCCGGACTACCGCGGGAAGCGGCTGGCGCGGCGCCTGTATGATGCACGTAAGACCTTGTGCGAGCGGCTGAACCTGCGAGGTATCGTTGCCGGCGGTCGTATTCCCAACTATGAGAAATATGCGGATCAGCTATCGCCCAGGGAGTATATTGAAAAGGTGCGTGATAAAGAGATCTATGATCCTACGTTAACGTTCCAGTTCTCCAATGATTTCCTGGTAAAGAAAATACTGAAGAACTATCTGCCGCATGATGAGGCTTCGAAAGGATTTGCGACGTTGCTACAATGGTATAATATCTATTATGAAAAAGATGTAGATACGATACGATATAATAAATCGACGGTACGTATTGGATTAGTGCAATGGCAGATGCGGGACTACCAGTCATTACAGGGATTTTTGCAGCAGGTGGAATATTTCATTGATGCGGTGAGTGACTACGGTTCAGACTTCGTCGTATTCCCGGAGCTGTTTAATGCGCCATTGATGGCGGAGTTCAACCAGATGGACCAGGCCGGAGCAATCCGGGGTGTGGCAAGGTACACCCATGAGATCCGGGATGAGTTCATCAAACATGCCGTTGCTTACAATGTAAATATCATCACCGGCAGTATGCCTATTGTGATAGAGGAGCAGTTGTACAATATCACTTACCTGTGCCGGCGGGATGGTACACACGACCATTATATCAAGATACATCCGACACCAAGTGAGGTGTCGGCCTGGGGTATCAAGGGCGGCAATGAGTTGCGGGTGTTTGATACGGATTGCGGTAAGATAGGGATACAGATATGCTACGATGTGGAATTTCCCGAGCCTAGCAGGGTATTGGCGGAGCAAGGCATGCAGATACTTTTTGTACCTTTCCTGACGGATACGCAACACGCCTATAACCGGGTACGTTTCTGTGCGCAGGCACGGGCGATAGAAAATGAGTGTTATGTCGCGATCGCGGGTTGTGTGGGTAATCTGCCGAAGGTGAATAATATGGACTTGCAATATGCACAGTCGGCTGTGCTGACGCCGTCGGACTTTGCATTTCCGGTGACAGGTGTGAAAGCAGATGCGACGCCTAATACGGAAATGGTAGTGATCGCTGACGTAGACCTCGTGTTGCTGAAAGAGCTGCATGCATTCGGAAGCGTACATACGAAAAAGGACATGCGGCCTGATCTGTATCAGGTGAATTATAAGGGAGTAACTCGTAACGGCGGATCTTCCGGACAATGA
- a CDS encoding thiamine-binding protein: protein MDHKINLALQIIPQVATEKVYAVVDEAIAVIQESGVPYKVCPFETVMEGTYDELMAVVRKTQEVCFKAGASQLLVYIKMQIRPDRDVTMEEKVGKYE from the coding sequence ATGGACCACAAGATCAATCTGGCGTTACAGATCATTCCACAGGTAGCAACGGAAAAGGTGTATGCAGTTGTAGACGAAGCGATTGCTGTGATACAGGAATCAGGAGTGCCTTACAAGGTATGTCCTTTTGAGACGGTAATGGAAGGCACTTATGATGAGCTGATGGCAGTAGTGCGAAAGACACAGGAGGTATGCTTTAAAGCAGGGGCCTCCCAGCTGCTGGTATATATAAAAATGCAGATCAGACCCGACAGGGATGTGACGATGGAAGAGAAGGTGGGAAAGTACGAGTAG
- a CDS encoding SusC/RagA family TonB-linked outer membrane protein has protein sequence MKSIYAIFMVCHLLCPLMLLAQSRTITGKVSAAEGGTPLPGVTIQVKGTNEGTTTDAQGNYRITVQQADAQLIFRFIGYLAVSLPAAGQTVINVSLKPDTRNLEQVVVTALGIVRRERSVGYATQQVKGENLTLTKEQNVIGSLSGKIAGVQVTGSSGASMGGTQKIKIRGVNSINGADQPLIVIDGTPVSNSNFSAERNGPDLGNLAQDINPDDIASISVLKGPAASALYGLRGQFGVVMITTKKGSRKGDKKVSVDFSSAFSLERAGNFMPLQNTYGGGGSQTFSTINVNGVQQPFVSGTDESWGPKMDGRPVRHMYSWFPADPDYGKLTPFSPHPDNIKDFYRTGYTFNNNISISGGGENSSFRLSYNNTRIEGVEPNTWLKRNNLGFNGSLNITPSLQVNTSLNYANNNAQRPSQGYYEGSRNFVQWFQRSLDMKKLRQYKYADGRFYHWNLNDPTQPGFLESVSDWNNPYFEAYENPAHDSRDRFFGNVGLIYDPLPGLKLSGFVRGDMYIQQLDKREAIGGRRLNSYSTGKYQNKEMNYEFLAQYNREWGDISLNANLGANLLTQRYSYLSAATQGGLSVPNFFNISASKERPSITDYLRRKEIYSYFGSATVGYKDIYYLDATLRNDRSSALPKGNNSYWYASGAASIVFSELLKWEPLSFGKLRVSLAQAGSDLDAYRISQTYNLRAPIGTTYPMSVPDTLNNPNIKPAIGTSFEAGVELRFLNNRVGLDVTYYNQQNKDQVIRLDVSGTSGFSYYWVNAGNIQNKGIEVSLNGQPVKSRLFNWTTVFNISRNTSLIKSLYPGINNLILDQNTYSRVSVFLNATVNGTFGTLIGNAYQRDPKTSKILLDAQNLPLFEQNHDFGSVLPRFIGGWQNTFRIGNFDIGAMIDFQSGGRFFSWSRMLAVKSGQAEETAAMNDRGKNVRDPVAEGGGVKVNGISAATGQEVTTYVDAKAYFRSRLGTSVYEEWLYDASYIKMRELRAGYTFRKEQFKGLPFSSLNIAFIARNPFMIYQKAPKGLDPSELSAGSAPISWLETGQLITTRSFGVNLNVSF, from the coding sequence ATGAAATCCATCTACGCTATTTTCATGGTGTGTCACCTGTTATGTCCACTAATGCTTTTGGCCCAGTCGCGGACGATCACCGGGAAGGTCAGTGCTGCGGAAGGCGGTACACCATTACCTGGGGTGACCATACAGGTTAAAGGCACCAACGAAGGTACTACCACTGATGCACAGGGTAATTACCGTATTACTGTTCAGCAGGCTGACGCGCAGCTTATCTTTCGTTTTATTGGTTACCTGGCGGTATCGTTGCCGGCGGCCGGGCAGACGGTGATCAACGTATCGCTGAAGCCGGATACCCGCAACCTGGAGCAGGTGGTGGTAACGGCGTTAGGTATTGTAAGGCGGGAGCGTTCAGTAGGCTATGCGACCCAACAGGTGAAGGGAGAGAACCTGACGCTGACGAAAGAACAGAATGTGATCGGATCTTTGTCGGGCAAGATCGCGGGTGTGCAGGTAACCGGTTCTTCCGGCGCCAGCATGGGAGGTACGCAGAAGATAAAGATACGCGGTGTCAACTCCATCAATGGTGCGGATCAGCCGCTGATCGTGATAGACGGTACGCCGGTGTCTAACAGTAACTTCTCTGCGGAGCGTAATGGTCCGGACCTGGGTAACCTGGCACAGGATATCAACCCGGATGATATTGCTTCTATCTCCGTCCTGAAAGGACCCGCGGCCAGCGCCCTGTATGGTTTGCGTGGTCAGTTTGGCGTAGTGATGATCACTACAAAAAAAGGCTCCCGTAAAGGGGATAAAAAGGTGAGTGTAGACTTCAGCTCTGCCTTTTCACTGGAGAGAGCCGGCAACTTCATGCCTTTACAGAACACCTATGGTGGTGGTGGCAGTCAGACCTTTTCTACGATCAATGTAAACGGTGTACAGCAGCCTTTTGTGTCCGGCACGGATGAAAGCTGGGGGCCCAAGATGGACGGAAGACCTGTAAGACATATGTATAGCTGGTTCCCAGCAGATCCTGACTATGGCAAGCTGACACCTTTTTCTCCTCATCCGGACAACATCAAAGACTTTTATCGCACAGGATATACCTTTAACAACAACATCTCCATATCCGGCGGCGGAGAGAACAGCTCTTTCCGGTTATCCTATAACAATACCCGCATAGAAGGGGTGGAGCCCAATACCTGGTTGAAAAGGAATAACCTGGGTTTCAACGGATCACTCAACATCACCCCCTCGCTGCAGGTGAACACCAGTCTGAATTATGCAAACAACAATGCACAGCGACCTTCACAGGGATACTATGAAGGGTCGCGTAACTTCGTACAGTGGTTCCAGCGATCGCTGGATATGAAAAAGCTGCGGCAGTATAAATATGCGGATGGCCGTTTTTATCACTGGAACCTGAACGACCCGACACAACCGGGATTCCTCGAGTCGGTGAGCGACTGGAATAATCCCTACTTTGAAGCGTATGAGAACCCTGCTCATGACAGCAGGGACCGGTTCTTCGGAAATGTAGGCCTGATATATGACCCGCTGCCGGGATTGAAGCTAAGCGGTTTTGTAAGAGGAGACATGTACATACAACAACTGGATAAGCGGGAGGCCATCGGCGGCCGGCGATTGAATAGTTATTCTACCGGCAAATATCAGAACAAGGAGATGAACTATGAATTCCTGGCCCAGTACAACCGGGAATGGGGAGACATTTCGCTGAATGCTAATCTTGGCGCCAACCTGCTCACACAACGGTATTCCTACCTGTCGGCGGCGACACAGGGCGGGTTGAGTGTGCCGAATTTCTTTAACATCAGCGCATCGAAAGAAAGGCCCAGCATCACGGATTATCTTCGCCGTAAAGAGATCTACAGCTATTTCGGATCGGCTACAGTCGGATATAAAGATATCTACTACCTGGATGCTACCTTACGCAATGACCGCTCTTCTGCACTGCCTAAAGGCAACAATTCTTACTGGTATGCTTCCGGTGCAGCCAGTATTGTATTCAGCGAGCTGTTGAAATGGGAACCATTATCCTTTGGTAAACTCCGGGTGAGCCTGGCGCAGGCCGGTTCTGACCTGGATGCCTACCGTATCAGCCAGACCTATAACCTGCGCGCGCCGATCGGTACTACCTATCCTATGTCAGTACCGGATACGCTCAACAATCCGAATATCAAACCCGCAATAGGCACTTCTTTCGAGGCAGGGGTGGAGCTGCGTTTTCTCAACAACCGTGTGGGACTGGATGTAACTTACTACAACCAGCAGAACAAGGACCAGGTAATCCGGCTGGATGTATCAGGTACCAGCGGTTTCTCCTATTACTGGGTAAATGCCGGCAATATTCAGAACAAGGGGATCGAAGTGAGCCTGAATGGACAACCGGTGAAAAGCCGATTGTTCAACTGGACGACGGTGTTCAATATCAGCCGGAACACCAGCCTGATCAAATCTCTTTATCCTGGTATCAACAACCTGATATTAGATCAGAACACCTATTCCCGGGTGTCTGTATTTCTGAATGCTACGGTAAACGGTACTTTCGGAACGCTGATAGGGAATGCTTATCAACGTGACCCGAAGACGAGCAAGATACTGTTGGATGCGCAGAACCTGCCGCTGTTTGAGCAGAATCATGATTTTGGGTCGGTATTACCCCGGTTCATCGGCGGCTGGCAAAATACTTTCCGTATCGGCAACTTTGATATCGGTGCGATGATCGACTTTCAATCTGGAGGCCGTTTCTTCAGCTGGTCACGGATGTTGGCTGTGAAATCGGGTCAGGCGGAGGAGACGGCAGCTATGAATGATCGCGGTAAAAATGTACGCGACCCGGTAGCGGAAGGCGGCGGGGTGAAAGTGAATGGTATTTCCGCAGCAACCGGGCAGGAGGTCACCACTTATGTAGATGCTAAGGCTTATTTCCGCAGCCGGTTGGGGACATCTGTTTACGAGGAATGGTTGTATGACGCTTCGTATATTAAAATGAGGGAGCTACGGGCAGGATATACTTTCCGCAAGGAACAGTTCAAAGGCTTACCATTCAGCAGCCTGAACATCGCCTTTATTGCGCGTAATCCTTTTATGATCTACCAGAAAGCGCCGAAAGGATTAGATCCATCGGAATTGTCTGCCGGTAGTGCGCCGATCAGCTGGCTGGAGACAGGACAGCTGATCACTACACGGTCTTTTGGTGTTAACCTTAATGTTTCCTTTTAA
- a CDS encoding SusD/RagB family nutrient-binding outer membrane lipoprotein, whose product MCKRYYLLYMLILGGLLGSCSKFNDDINVDPNKPSTASNPQLLTYAISGLASTIESPNGVLYAQQLSEKPYTDASRYTIISFDFYDLYTAYLANLQSILASRTFADVEGSPANQQAVSRILRAYYYWFMTDRWGDIPYKEALQGKDNFTPRYDKQQDIYTDLFKELKEAALQIDNGTPVKGDILFGGDMVKWKRFANSMRVLMALRLSKIDPAKGKTELNDAMTMGGFTGNADNVVYKHIAEAANENYWYNVFSVLNRRWYCISQPMVDFMRPLRDPRLPVFADKPDRAGVDYVGMPYGITGDKAQNFPSDSVSYLGARIRAQDAPSYVMTYAQLLFAYAEAARIGWIPGGDGTAAGYYQQAVTASVSQWTGSENGAATYLAQPGVSYDPANALRQIGYQRWVHLYMNGYEAWAEWRRTGFPLLQPAPDNGNVPIPRRQGYPVKERNINTAHYNDAVNAQPGLNGRDDLNGRVWWDR is encoded by the coding sequence ATGTGTAAACGTTATTACTTGCTATATATGCTGATATTGGGAGGATTACTGGGGAGTTGCAGTAAATTCAATGATGATATCAATGTAGACCCTAATAAGCCCTCCACAGCCTCTAATCCTCAATTGCTGACCTACGCCATTTCGGGACTAGCCAGTACGATCGAATCTCCCAATGGCGTATTGTATGCGCAACAGCTGTCAGAGAAGCCTTACACGGACGCTTCCCGTTATACTATTATCAGTTTTGATTTCTATGACCTGTATACGGCGTACCTGGCGAACCTGCAGTCGATACTGGCATCCCGCACTTTTGCAGATGTGGAAGGCTCGCCTGCTAATCAGCAGGCCGTATCCCGCATTCTAAGGGCTTATTATTACTGGTTTATGACGGACCGTTGGGGTGATATCCCTTACAAGGAAGCCCTGCAGGGGAAGGATAATTTTACGCCCCGGTACGATAAGCAACAGGATATTTACACCGACCTGTTCAAAGAGTTGAAAGAAGCTGCTCTGCAGATTGACAATGGTACGCCGGTGAAAGGCGACATCCTGTTCGGCGGAGACATGGTCAAGTGGAAACGTTTTGCCAACAGCATGCGGGTATTGATGGCGCTACGTTTGTCCAAAATTGATCCTGCTAAAGGTAAGACGGAGCTGAACGATGCAATGACAATGGGCGGTTTTACCGGTAATGCAGACAATGTAGTCTATAAACATATTGCCGAAGCAGCCAATGAAAATTACTGGTATAATGTGTTCAGCGTATTGAATCGGCGCTGGTATTGTATCAGCCAGCCGATGGTAGACTTCATGCGGCCGCTGCGCGATCCGAGATTACCTGTATTTGCAGACAAGCCGGATAGGGCAGGAGTGGACTATGTAGGGATGCCTTATGGTATAACAGGAGATAAAGCGCAGAACTTCCCGTCCGACAGCGTTTCATACCTGGGTGCGCGTATTCGTGCACAGGATGCACCTTCTTACGTAATGACCTATGCGCAGCTATTGTTCGCTTACGCTGAGGCTGCCCGGATCGGCTGGATACCAGGGGGGGATGGTACAGCTGCCGGTTATTATCAACAGGCTGTCACCGCGTCTGTGAGCCAGTGGACCGGTAGTGAAAATGGTGCTGCAACTTACCTGGCACAGCCGGGTGTCAGCTATGATCCGGCTAATGCTTTACGACAGATTGGATATCAGCGTTGGGTACACTTGTATATGAATGGTTATGAGGCATGGGCGGAATGGCGGAGAACTGGATTTCCCTTGCTGCAACCCGCACCAGACAATGGTAATGTACCCATTCCCCGGCGCCAGGGCTATCCAGTAAAAGAGCGTAACATCAATACCGCACATTATAATGATGCGGTAAACGCCCAACCAGGACTGAATGGAAGAGATGATCTGAACGGTCGTGTCTGGTGGGATCGTTAA
- a CDS encoding YiiX family permuted papain-like enzyme: MKRKPITFLVLSGVLLMAALLFLQGRGYQRSFTSWQQLPPLKEGDIVFQSGISPQCAAIKAATHSDITHCGLIYREQGKYYVYEAVQPVRLTPLQQWISRSKGHFVVKRLRADSVLTPVIIDKMKAAGAAFKGKDYDGYFGWSDERIYCSELVWKIYQRTTGIELGKRYPLQHFDLSSPIVKATMEERYGKNIPLDELMISPGELFNSSLLKTVYEK, from the coding sequence ATGAAACGAAAACCGATAACGTTCCTAGTACTCTCGGGCGTACTATTGATGGCAGCTTTGTTATTTCTGCAGGGAAGAGGCTATCAGCGTAGCTTTACCAGTTGGCAGCAGTTACCACCATTGAAAGAAGGAGATATCGTTTTTCAAAGCGGTATCTCCCCGCAATGTGCAGCCATCAAAGCGGCTACACATTCGGATATCACACATTGCGGTTTAATATACCGGGAACAAGGAAAATATTATGTATACGAAGCCGTACAACCAGTCAGGCTTACTCCTTTGCAACAGTGGATCTCCCGTAGTAAAGGACATTTTGTAGTAAAAAGGCTCCGGGCAGACAGCGTGTTGACACCTGTAATAATCGACAAAATGAAAGCAGCCGGAGCCGCCTTCAAGGGCAAAGATTACGATGGCTATTTTGGCTGGTCAGATGAACGTATCTATTGTTCAGAGTTGGTATGGAAAATATATCAACGTACAACGGGGATTGAACTTGGCAAACGTTATCCCCTGCAGCATTTTGATCTTTCCAGCCCTATAGTGAAAGCAACTATGGAAGAGCGCTATGGGAAAAATATACCATTGGATGAGTTGATGATCTCTCCCGGAGAATTGTTCAATTCTTCTTTATTGAAGACCGTATACGAAAAATAG
- a CDS encoding LytR/AlgR family response regulator transcription factor — translation MIQCIIVDDEPKNISTLSKMLQLYCPDVIIAGSATNIETALALIQQLSPQLLFLDIQMPKGNAFDLLDQIMPVTFEIVFVTAFDNYAIKAFKYNALDYLLKPVDIEELKAAVHKVRTRVGMQHINTRLDNLLKQVRDNDNAKIALRTQQGMFFHTISDIVLCTAEGAYTRFEFLNGKSLLVTGTLKKYEETLPSRDFCRIHDACLVNLNHIVQYHVGKSGYVEMVNGRTAEVSQRRKTEFLNRFRS, via the coding sequence ATGATCCAATGCATTATCGTTGACGATGAACCTAAAAATATATCTACCCTAAGTAAGATGTTGCAGCTGTACTGCCCTGATGTCATTATTGCAGGCAGCGCTACGAATATAGAAACAGCCCTGGCATTGATCCAACAGCTATCTCCGCAACTCCTCTTCCTGGACATTCAGATGCCCAAAGGCAATGCTTTCGACCTGCTAGACCAGATCATGCCGGTTACCTTCGAGATCGTCTTTGTAACTGCCTTCGATAATTACGCTATAAAAGCTTTTAAATATAATGCTCTGGATTACCTGTTAAAACCTGTCGACATAGAAGAGCTTAAGGCAGCAGTACATAAGGTCCGTACCAGAGTGGGGATGCAGCATATCAATACCCGCTTGGACAACCTTCTTAAACAGGTCAGAGATAACGATAATGCTAAGATTGCCCTGCGTACACAACAGGGTATGTTTTTCCATACCATTTCCGACATTGTATTATGTACCGCAGAAGGAGCCTACACCCGTTTTGAATTTCTGAATGGCAAAAGCCTGTTGGTGACCGGTACGCTGAAAAAATATGAAGAGACCCTGCCCTCGCGGGACTTCTGCCGTATACACGACGCCTGCCTGGTCAATCTTAATCATATTGTCCAGTACCATGTCGGCAAAAGCGGTTATGTGGAGATGGTAAACGGCAGAACAGCAGAAGTATCACAAAGAAGGAAAACCGAATTCCTCAATAGATTCCGGTCTTAA
- a CDS encoding two-component regulator propeller domain-containing protein has product MVPQQPATSEGGITENMSEKYSCHIFIPCILLSLLVLCYTYAIAQRYNCTQYKTENGLTNNIVYSVEQDKEGLLWFGTEKDEYGVYLSNIQYSGKMYHTQNESLLRKLKFTSIIRSI; this is encoded by the coding sequence ATGGTCCCGCAACAACCGGCCACAAGCGAAGGAGGTATAACGGAAAATATGAGTGAAAAATATTCCTGCCATATTTTCATCCCGTGTATTCTACTATCATTACTGGTTCTGTGCTATACTTATGCCATAGCGCAACGCTATAATTGTACACAATACAAAACAGAGAACGGGCTTACAAATAATATTGTTTATTCCGTAGAACAAGATAAAGAAGGTCTTTTGTGGTTTGGTACGGAAAAGGACGAGTATGGTGTCTACCTTTCAAATATACAATATAGCGGCAAAATGTATCATACGCAGAATGAGTCCTTGCTGCGTAAGCTCAAATTCACCAGTATTATACGATCTATTTAG
- a CDS encoding sulfurtransferase: MKKNISPLIAAEDVSQYLSDSHTIIMDVRTGADAKGNYTAQHIQGAIYADLNKDLALIPEDAANGGRHPLPSPSAFAAFLGKCGITPQTNVLVYDDKQGSNAAARLWWMLRAAGHEKVAMIDGGLQEAIKAGVPITDQPSPIHPTSDYPFQSWQLPVVTADEVATATDDPRSVVIDVRDAYRYRGESEPIDTVAGHIPGAINIPYATNLDKNGRYLPADKLADIYLEVSKKNNIIVHCGSGVTACHTLLALQVAGIEGAKLYVGSWSEWSRNNRPQAKEV, from the coding sequence ATGAAGAAAAATATCAGTCCATTGATTGCTGCTGAGGACGTCAGCCAATATTTGTCAGACAGCCATACTATAATAATGGATGTAAGGACGGGCGCTGATGCTAAAGGCAACTATACCGCACAACACATCCAGGGCGCGATATATGCAGATCTTAATAAAGACCTGGCATTAATACCTGAGGATGCTGCCAACGGCGGGCGTCATCCGTTACCTTCTCCTTCGGCATTTGCCGCTTTTCTTGGTAAGTGTGGAATTACCCCTCAAACAAACGTCCTGGTCTATGACGACAAACAAGGGAGTAATGCGGCGGCCAGGCTTTGGTGGATGCTTCGTGCAGCTGGCCATGAAAAAGTAGCGATGATTGACGGAGGCCTTCAAGAAGCAATAAAGGCAGGGGTGCCTATTACAGACCAGCCCTCGCCTATTCATCCTACGAGTGACTACCCTTTTCAATCGTGGCAATTGCCGGTAGTAACAGCAGATGAAGTAGCTACCGCCACGGATGATCCGCGATCGGTAGTTATAGATGTTCGCGATGCCTATCGTTATCGCGGCGAAAGTGAGCCGATTGACACCGTCGCAGGTCATATTCCCGGAGCTATTAACATTCCCTATGCAACGAATCTAGATAAAAATGGCAGATATCTACCTGCTGATAAATTGGCCGACATCTACCTAGAGGTCAGTAAAAAGAACAATATAATTGTACATTGCGGTTCAGGGGTAACCGCCTGTCATACCTTACTTGCCTTACAAGTTGCTGGTATTGAAGGGGCAAAATTATATGTAGGCTCCTGGAGTGAATGGTCCCGCAACAACCGGCCACAAGCGAAGGAGGTATAA